Proteins from a genomic interval of Nitrospina gracilis Nb-211:
- a CDS encoding glutamine--tRNA ligase/YqeY domain fusion protein, which translates to MNETRNPSESPEESTQPSHFVRRFIQEDNASGRFGGKVVTRFPPEPNGFLHIGHAKSVCLNFGMALEFGGRCNLRFDDTNPIKEETAYVESIKEDVRWLGFDWGEKEYYASDNFQQLYDWAVQLIKAGKAYVDDLNADEIREHRGTLSEPGKDSPYRNRSVEENLDLFARMKQGEFDTGAKVLRAKIDMASGNLNLRDPVLYRILKAPHHRTGDAWCLYPMYDWAHGQSDSIEGVTHSICTLEFEDHRPLYDWCLDALGVFHPRQIEFARLNLTHTVLSKRKLLQLVKERYVDGWDDPRMPTVSGLRRRGYTPESIRDFCERIGVAKSNSTVELGLLEFCIREQLNFIATRVMAVLHPLKVVITNYPEGQVEDLEAENNPEDAAAGHRTVPFSRELYIEQEDFMEDPPKKFFRLAPGREVRLKHAYIIKCEEVVKNDQGEVVELRCTYDPETKSGQASDGRKVKGTLHWVSAQHAYDAEVRLYNHLFVNEDPDDIEIPASINPESLEVLTDCKLEPCLKEAQPGERFQFLRMGYFVVDSKYSMPGKPVFNRTVPLRDTWAKIQKKG; encoded by the coding sequence ATGAACGAAACCCGAAACCCATCCGAATCCCCCGAAGAATCCACCCAGCCGTCGCACTTTGTGCGGCGTTTTATTCAGGAAGACAACGCCAGCGGCCGCTTCGGCGGCAAGGTCGTCACCCGCTTCCCGCCGGAGCCCAACGGCTTCCTGCACATCGGCCACGCCAAAAGCGTGTGCCTGAACTTTGGCATGGCGCTGGAGTTCGGCGGCCGGTGCAACCTGCGCTTCGACGACACCAATCCGATCAAAGAGGAAACCGCGTACGTCGAGTCGATCAAGGAAGACGTGCGCTGGCTCGGTTTCGACTGGGGCGAAAAGGAATACTACGCGTCCGATAATTTTCAGCAGTTGTACGACTGGGCGGTGCAACTCATCAAGGCGGGTAAGGCGTACGTCGATGATCTGAACGCCGACGAGATCCGCGAGCACCGCGGCACGCTGAGCGAACCGGGCAAGGACAGTCCCTATCGCAACCGATCGGTCGAGGAAAACCTCGACCTGTTTGCGCGCATGAAGCAAGGCGAGTTCGACACCGGCGCGAAGGTCCTGCGCGCGAAGATCGACATGGCGTCGGGCAATCTGAACCTGCGCGACCCGGTGCTGTACCGCATCCTGAAAGCGCCGCACCACCGCACCGGCGACGCGTGGTGCCTCTACCCCATGTACGACTGGGCGCACGGGCAGTCGGACTCCATCGAGGGCGTCACGCATTCCATCTGCACGCTGGAGTTTGAGGACCATCGTCCGCTGTACGACTGGTGCCTCGACGCGCTGGGCGTGTTTCATCCGCGGCAGATCGAGTTCGCGCGACTCAACCTCACGCACACCGTGCTCTCCAAGCGCAAGTTGCTCCAACTGGTGAAGGAGAGGTATGTGGACGGATGGGACGATCCCCGCATGCCGACGGTCAGCGGTCTGCGGCGGCGCGGTTACACGCCGGAGTCGATCCGCGATTTTTGCGAGCGCATCGGCGTCGCCAAGTCCAACAGCACGGTGGAACTCGGTTTGCTCGAGTTCTGCATCCGCGAACAGCTCAACTTCATCGCCACCCGGGTGATGGCCGTTCTGCATCCGCTCAAGGTGGTCATCACCAATTACCCGGAAGGACAGGTGGAGGACCTCGAGGCGGAGAACAATCCGGAAGACGCGGCGGCGGGTCACCGCACGGTGCCGTTCAGCCGCGAGTTGTACATCGAGCAGGAAGACTTCATGGAAGACCCGCCGAAAAAATTCTTCCGTCTTGCGCCGGGCCGCGAGGTGCGCCTCAAGCACGCCTACATCATCAAGTGTGAAGAAGTGGTGAAGAACGACCAGGGTGAGGTGGTGGAACTGCGCTGTACTTATGACCCGGAGACGAAGAGCGGCCAGGCCAGCGACGGCCGCAAGGTGAAGGGCACCCTGCACTGGGTCTCGGCACAGCACGCGTACGACGCCGAAGTGCGGCTGTACAATCACCTGTTCGTGAACGAAGACCCCGATGATATCGAAATCCCCGCCAGCATCAATCCCGAATCTTTGGAAGTGTTGACCGACTGCAAACTGGAGCCGTGTTTGAAAGAAGCCCAGCCCGGCGAGCGGTTTCAGTTTTTAAGGATGGGGTACTTCGTGGTGGACAGCAAGTATTCCATGCCCGGCAAACCCGTCTTCAACCGCACCGTCCCCCTCCGCGACACCTGGGCGAAGATTCAAAAGAAGGGGTGA
- a CDS encoding (Fe-S)-binding protein translates to MDPITPGGIAPAWHPWVLASLTLVSLAVFIYAIWPKWRTLLRAQPENRFDRPFDRLLQTLKIAIAQSKMFKDQGAGWMHALIFWGFLVLLLRAAEFFLIGLFPLMEAPAFLDAPRALYYAVKDIFVVLVTLACFYALYRRLVVKPKRLNLSGEGILILVLILLIMLSDMVYEGARQVLVPEEATAWAWLGALLAQAGFQGMDRAALIPVQAAGYWTHVVAILFFLDLLPRSKHFHVITSIPNVYFSNLDAGTNLHRMDFEDEDRESFGVNRIEEFSWKKLLDLHTCTECGRCDVFCPALNSQKPLSPKQFTIDLRDHLNARTPELLKAEPPEGPAVMGEVILDETVWSCTTCGACEEECPVMIEYVNKMIDLRQGMVLMESRFPKELNAAFKSLETHSNPWGFPGTSRADWAKNLGLKEWDKNNPTEYLYFPGCNGAFDNRGKKVAESVVKTLQAAGVDFSILGNREGCTGDPARRLGNEYLFDMLATHNAETFKEEGVVKVITHCPHCFNSFKNEYPEYGVHLEVIHHSQLLADLVQNGKLKLEKADDKVVYHDSCYMGRHNKEYEAPRRVIEQTVAAGSLMEVETSRERGTCCGAGGGRFLLEENTGTRVSHNRVDELMQTNPQTIAVSCPFCVLMLEDALKAKNLNQQVRVRDISEMIAGSQ, encoded by the coding sequence ATGGATCCCATCACACCGGGAGGCATCGCTCCCGCCTGGCACCCCTGGGTGCTGGCCTCACTCACCCTGGTTTCTCTCGCCGTTTTCATTTATGCCATCTGGCCGAAATGGCGGACGCTCCTGCGGGCGCAACCGGAAAACCGGTTCGACCGCCCGTTCGACCGCCTGCTCCAGACTCTGAAAATCGCCATCGCGCAGTCGAAGATGTTCAAGGACCAAGGCGCGGGCTGGATGCACGCGCTCATCTTCTGGGGATTCCTCGTTCTGCTCCTGCGCGCCGCCGAATTTTTTCTCATCGGGTTGTTTCCGTTGATGGAAGCGCCGGCGTTTCTGGACGCGCCGCGCGCGTTGTACTACGCGGTGAAAGATATCTTCGTGGTGTTGGTGACACTGGCCTGTTTCTATGCTCTCTACCGGCGGCTGGTGGTGAAACCGAAACGGCTCAATCTGTCCGGTGAAGGCATCCTCATCCTTGTTCTCATTCTGCTCATCATGCTCTCGGACATGGTGTATGAGGGCGCGCGGCAGGTCCTGGTGCCGGAGGAGGCGACGGCCTGGGCGTGGCTGGGGGCACTCCTCGCGCAGGCGGGGTTTCAGGGCATGGACCGCGCGGCGCTCATTCCCGTGCAGGCGGCGGGTTACTGGACGCACGTGGTGGCGATTTTATTTTTTCTCGATCTCCTGCCGCGTTCCAAACACTTCCACGTCATCACCTCCATTCCCAACGTGTATTTCTCCAACCTCGATGCGGGCACCAACCTGCACCGCATGGATTTCGAGGATGAGGACCGCGAGTCGTTCGGCGTGAACCGCATCGAGGAGTTTTCGTGGAAGAAACTGCTGGACCTGCACACCTGCACCGAGTGCGGCCGTTGCGACGTGTTCTGCCCGGCGCTCAACAGCCAGAAACCGCTGTCGCCGAAACAGTTCACCATCGACCTGCGCGATCACCTGAACGCGCGCACACCGGAGCTGTTGAAAGCGGAACCCCCGGAAGGCCCGGCGGTGATGGGCGAGGTGATCCTCGACGAGACGGTGTGGTCGTGCACCACCTGCGGCGCGTGCGAAGAGGAATGCCCGGTGATGATCGAGTACGTCAACAAGATGATCGACCTGCGTCAGGGCATGGTGCTGATGGAGTCGCGTTTTCCCAAGGAACTGAACGCCGCGTTCAAGTCGCTCGAGACCCACAGCAACCCGTGGGGATTCCCCGGAACCAGCCGCGCCGACTGGGCGAAGAATCTGGGCCTCAAGGAGTGGGACAAGAACAACCCCACCGAGTACCTCTATTTCCCCGGATGCAACGGTGCGTTCGACAACCGCGGCAAAAAGGTGGCGGAGTCGGTGGTGAAAACCCTGCAGGCGGCGGGCGTCGATTTCTCCATCCTCGGCAACCGCGAGGGATGCACCGGCGACCCGGCCCGGCGGCTCGGCAACGAGTACCTGTTCGACATGCTGGCCACGCACAATGCGGAGACCTTCAAAGAGGAAGGGGTGGTGAAGGTCATCACGCATTGCCCACATTGCTTCAACTCGTTCAAGAACGAATACCCGGAATACGGCGTGCACCTGGAAGTGATCCACCACTCGCAATTGCTGGCCGACCTCGTGCAGAACGGCAAACTGAAACTGGAAAAGGCCGACGACAAGGTTGTGTACCACGACTCCTGCTACATGGGGCGCCATAACAAGGAATACGAGGCGCCGCGGCGGGTCATTGAGCAGACAGTCGCGGCCGGATCGCTGATGGAGGTGGAGACCAGCCGCGAGCGCGGCACCTGTTGCGGCGCCGGCGGCGGACGCTTCCTGCTCGAGGAAAACACGGGGACGCGCGTCAGCCACAACCGTGTGGACGAACTCATGCAGACCAATCCGCAGACTATCGCCGTCTCCTGCCCGTTCTGCGTGCTGATGCTCGAAGACGCGCTCAAGGCCAAGAACCTGAACCAGCAGGTGCGCGTGCGCGACATCTCGGAGATGATCGCCGGAAGCCAATGA
- a CDS encoding HmuY family protein, translating to MSEPFNTPVHENEPVSPETKKKHKLWRNLFILNLCVTLLLIGIWWLPVKFAEINKTMDEPSMEATKKKGPANIGGTLKTELTPDSHLLKARVVVVDARDEQTWRYYDFSRGGPVQILDRSSLEWDLAFRRGKIISNSGMTNKIGKAGLMDLGEVNYDAVEEVPLDREFIQDKATQTEPENPVLSQWYKYNYITHKLSARKNIYILRTAEGNYAKIQFQNFYCADKQPGCIQMKYTYQPNGSASFLKNSGSFSTTSVLENPKM from the coding sequence ATGAGCGAACCATTCAACACACCAGTCCATGAAAACGAGCCGGTCAGCCCGGAGACCAAAAAGAAACACAAACTGTGGCGCAACCTGTTCATCCTGAACCTGTGTGTCACGCTGTTGCTGATCGGCATCTGGTGGCTTCCCGTCAAATTCGCCGAGATCAACAAAACCATGGACGAGCCGAGCATGGAGGCGACCAAGAAAAAAGGCCCGGCCAACATAGGCGGCACGCTGAAAACCGAATTGACCCCGGACAGCCATCTGCTGAAGGCCCGCGTCGTGGTGGTGGACGCCCGCGACGAGCAGACCTGGCGCTATTACGATTTTTCGCGGGGCGGCCCCGTGCAGATTCTTGACCGGTCTTCTCTGGAATGGGACCTGGCCTTCCGCCGCGGCAAGATCATTTCCAACAGCGGAATGACCAACAAGATCGGCAAGGCGGGATTGATGGACCTGGGCGAAGTGAACTACGATGCCGTGGAAGAGGTGCCGCTGGACCGCGAATTCATCCAGGACAAGGCCACGCAGACCGAACCCGAAAACCCGGTGCTCTCGCAGTGGTACAAGTACAACTACATCACGCACAAACTGAGCGCGCGCAAGAACATTTACATTCTGCGCACGGCGGAGGGCAACTACGCCAAGATCCAGTTCCAGAACTTTTATTGTGCCGACAAACAGCCGGGTTGCATTCAAATGAAGTACACCTACCAGCCAAACGGCTCGGCCAGTTTCCTGAAAAATTCCGGTTCGTTCTCCACCACCTCCGTGCTGGAAAACCCAAAAATGTAA
- a CDS encoding DUF420 domain-containing protein has product MKETLAKPGFLISTSTLGADLSYLLAVIFTGLFLFAWWQAKKGDGTRHHKLILVSMVSMVVYFIGYYYTRSLGVLSLEGKEGFGGPESIYNNVFIPILTIHLVLVTLGLILTPYMIIEGFRASKKVNGKWTLQTGILKANPARFKRIYIWLLTIWAGLQVVLMAAGKSIGSMIAYFLIFLTIALVISIEKLIEKLLPEGDRRHRMLGRGTMILFALILVTSTATYLLLYVFYPVRAG; this is encoded by the coding sequence ATGAAGGAAACTCTGGCAAAACCCGGATTTCTGATCTCGACCAGCACTTTGGGAGCCGATCTCAGTTACCTGCTGGCGGTCATTTTCACCGGACTGTTCCTGTTTGCCTGGTGGCAGGCCAAAAAAGGCGACGGCACCCGCCACCACAAGCTCATACTCGTCTCCATGGTGTCGATGGTGGTGTACTTCATCGGCTACTACTACACCCGGTCGCTCGGCGTGCTGTCGCTGGAGGGCAAGGAAGGGTTTGGCGGACCGGAGAGCATTTACAACAACGTGTTCATCCCGATCCTCACCATCCACCTGGTGCTGGTGACGCTGGGGCTGATTTTGACCCCCTACATGATCATCGAAGGCTTCCGTGCGTCGAAAAAAGTGAACGGCAAGTGGACCCTGCAGACGGGGATTCTGAAAGCAAACCCGGCGCGCTTCAAACGCATTTACATCTGGCTGTTGACCATCTGGGCGGGGTTGCAGGTGGTGCTGATGGCGGCGGGCAAGTCGATCGGCTCCATGATCGCCTACTTCCTCATTTTTCTCACCATCGCGCTGGTGATCAGCATTGAAAAATTGATCGAAAAGCTGCTTCCGGAGGGGGATCGGCGGCACCGCATGCTGGGACGGGGCACCATGATCCTGTTCGCTTTAATTCTGGTGACGAGCACCGCCACCTACCTTCTGCTGTACGTATTTTACCCCGTGCGGGCGGGCTGA
- a CDS encoding histidine phosphatase family protein: MSSKSFIPSDPGTRKFKGEPGCRVYLIRHGEVANAHLICMNGHYDVALSEKGEEQMREVAEALSPLPLQAVYSSDLTRTLTGARLIAEKHNLDPIAFPEIRELSFGKWEGLSVKELTEKFPGEMEKRIKHTELFRADGGETFDELAARVVPRYNAIIEQHPNDVIAIMSHGGVNRTILSHLLGIPTAHLFRFAQEYAAINVIQYYTDQVVVELMNGSTREIATCLP; this comes from the coding sequence GTGTCCTCAAAAAGTTTCATACCCTCCGACCCCGGCACCCGTAAGTTCAAGGGCGAGCCGGGGTGCCGCGTGTACCTCATCCGTCACGGCGAAGTGGCCAACGCACATCTCATCTGCATGAACGGCCACTACGATGTCGCCTTGTCAGAAAAGGGTGAGGAACAGATGCGGGAAGTCGCTGAGGCGCTGAGCCCGCTTCCACTCCAAGCCGTTTATTCCAGCGATCTCACCCGCACCCTCACCGGTGCGCGCCTCATCGCGGAAAAACACAACCTCGATCCCATTGCCTTTCCCGAAATCCGCGAGCTGTCCTTCGGCAAATGGGAAGGCCTGTCGGTCAAGGAACTCACCGAAAAGTTCCCTGGCGAGATGGAAAAACGCATCAAACACACGGAGCTGTTCCGCGCCGACGGCGGCGAAACCTTCGACGAACTGGCGGCGCGCGTCGTGCCGCGCTACAACGCCATCATCGAACAGCACCCAAACGACGTCATCGCCATCATGAGCCACGGCGGCGTCAACCGCACCATCCTCAGCCACCTGCTGGGCATCCCCACCGCACACCTGTTCCGCTTCGCGCAGGAATACGCCGCCATCAACGTCATCCAGTATTACACCGACCAGGTCGTGGTCGAGTTGATGAACGGTTCCACCCGGGAAATCGCCACCTGCCTGCCATGA
- a CDS encoding ABC transporter ATP-binding protein has protein sequence MKPFLLRVENATVYRGDNEVLKEINWTHHEGENWAVVGNNGCGKTTLMKLLFGEILPIDGGRVSWFNSTTWRGLFEIRERVGFVSAEFQRQYDQNVTALQVVESGFFSSIGLWEAVRDTQTRKAEAEMDHLGIRHLAPRRFLQLSYGEARRVLLARALVNRPDLLVLDEPCAGLDIPTREVFLDTLSRRVRNRNLIYVTHHIEEILPAITHVLLLKNGRVFAQGKKQDILTGEAFSEALECRVNVQENGGRFWITGCEPNRKR, from the coding sequence ATGAAGCCGTTTCTGCTCCGCGTCGAAAACGCCACGGTGTACCGCGGCGACAACGAGGTGCTGAAGGAGATCAACTGGACCCACCACGAAGGTGAAAACTGGGCCGTGGTGGGCAACAACGGATGCGGCAAAACCACGCTCATGAAACTGCTGTTCGGCGAGATCCTGCCGATCGACGGCGGACGAGTGTCCTGGTTCAACAGCACAACGTGGCGCGGCCTGTTCGAAATCCGCGAGCGCGTCGGCTTCGTCTCCGCCGAGTTCCAAAGGCAATACGACCAGAACGTGACCGCGTTGCAGGTCGTGGAGTCGGGGTTCTTTTCCAGTATCGGGTTGTGGGAGGCCGTGCGTGACACGCAGACACGCAAGGCCGAAGCGGAAATGGACCATCTGGGCATCCGCCATCTCGCGCCGCGGCGGTTCCTGCAGCTGTCCTACGGAGAAGCGCGCCGGGTGCTCCTGGCACGGGCCCTGGTGAATCGGCCAGACCTTCTGGTGCTGGACGAACCCTGCGCCGGGCTCGACATCCCGACGCGCGAGGTATTCCTCGACACCCTCTCCCGCCGCGTGCGCAACCGGAATCTCATCTACGTGACGCACCACATCGAAGAAATCCTGCCCGCCATCACGCACGTGCTTCTGCTCAAAAACGGGCGCGTCTTCGCCCAAGGCAAAAAGCAGGACATCCTGACCGGCGAAGCATTTTCAGAAGCGTTGGAATGCCGGGTGAACGTGCAGGAAAACGGCGGGCGGTTCTGGATCACGGGTTGCGAGCCAAACCGTAAAAGATAG
- a CDS encoding dolichyl-phosphate beta-glucosyltransferase, with protein MPADPFLSVVIPCLNEENRLGSTLEKVAAFLRTKEYRWQVLIVDDGSTDRTVDVPARYMTAEECVVLKNDGNRGKGYSVRHGVLEAAGEFVLISDADLSTPIQEWDRFLPHLEAGYDVVIGSRSLPDSNVVKRQAWYRQGMGRAFNKIIRFLVIDDFVDTQCGFKAFRRSAGAPLFKKMRIDHFCFDVEMLFLAKKAGLKVLELPVEWHNSEDSRVRILQDSSKMLKDAIRIRINDLLGRYR; from the coding sequence ATGCCTGCCGATCCGTTTTTGTCCGTGGTCATCCCGTGCCTGAACGAGGAAAACCGACTGGGTTCCACGCTTGAGAAGGTGGCCGCGTTTCTGAGGACCAAGGAGTATCGCTGGCAGGTGCTGATCGTGGACGACGGCAGTACCGACCGCACGGTGGACGTTCCGGCGCGCTACATGACGGCAGAGGAGTGCGTGGTGCTGAAAAATGACGGCAACCGCGGCAAGGGGTATTCCGTACGGCACGGCGTGCTGGAGGCGGCGGGAGAGTTTGTGCTGATTTCCGATGCGGATCTTTCCACGCCGATTCAGGAATGGGATCGCTTCCTGCCGCACCTGGAGGCGGGGTACGATGTGGTCATCGGCTCGCGCTCGTTGCCGGACTCCAACGTGGTCAAAAGGCAGGCGTGGTACCGGCAGGGCATGGGGCGCGCCTTCAACAAGATCATCCGCTTTCTGGTGATCGATGATTTCGTGGACACCCAGTGCGGGTTCAAGGCCTTCCGCAGGAGCGCGGGCGCGCCGTTGTTTAAAAAAATGCGGATCGACCATTTCTGCTTCGATGTGGAGATGCTGTTTCTGGCCAAGAAGGCGGGGTTGAAGGTGCTGGAACTTCCCGTCGAATGGCACAACTCGGAAGACTCCCGTGTGCGCATCCTGCAGGACTCGTCGAAAATGCTGAAGGACGCCATCCGCATCCGCATCAACGATCTGCTGGGCCGCTACCGTTAA
- a CDS encoding tetratricopeptide repeat protein gives MRNALWIVLAGLWLWTVPVAGHADEARDWWMQGNQLSQAGKWEEAVEAYHRAIQINPDATGPFFNLGLAYKALGQYDRAAAAFERARQLEPDNMEVRLRLGNIYNLMEKWDQAIEHLNLVVHRVPDNAEAHGNLGWALLNYSKGPQFKLLVLHNLEKAVHLFEQQGLNQAARATRETLDAARKQFGYE, from the coding sequence GTGCGGAACGCCCTCTGGATTGTGCTGGCAGGCCTGTGGTTGTGGACGGTTCCCGTTGCTGGCCACGCGGATGAAGCCCGCGACTGGTGGATGCAGGGTAATCAGCTCAGCCAGGCCGGCAAATGGGAGGAGGCGGTGGAAGCGTACCACCGCGCCATCCAGATCAACCCGGACGCCACCGGTCCGTTCTTCAACCTGGGTCTCGCTTACAAGGCGCTTGGCCAGTACGACCGTGCCGCCGCCGCGTTTGAGCGCGCCCGGCAGTTGGAGCCGGACAACATGGAAGTGCGCCTCAGGCTGGGCAACATCTACAACCTGATGGAGAAGTGGGATCAGGCCATCGAACACCTCAACCTGGTGGTGCACCGCGTCCCGGACAATGCGGAGGCGCACGGCAACCTGGGCTGGGCGTTGTTGAATTACTCCAAAGGCCCGCAGTTCAAACTGCTGGTTCTGCACAACCTGGAAAAAGCCGTGCACCTGTTCGAGCAACAGGGCCTCAACCAGGCCGCACGCGCCACGCGCGAAACGCTGGACGCGGCGCGCAAACAATTCGGTTACGAATAA
- a CDS encoding NifU N-terminal domain-containing protein codes for MLDTQNSQHEALMTLEVKAEVTRNPDLVTFRLNKTLIPPGTGLSFSGPEYAKGHPLANALFQIRGVKSIWILGSDVQVTKDENVRWGTITSRIIETIKRIEG; via the coding sequence ATGCTGGACACTCAAAACTCACAACACGAGGCACTCATGACGCTGGAAGTCAAAGCCGAGGTCACCCGCAACCCGGATCTGGTGACGTTTCGTTTGAACAAAACCCTGATTCCGCCGGGCACCGGCCTGTCGTTTTCCGGCCCGGAGTATGCAAAAGGCCACCCGCTGGCCAACGCCCTGTTTCAGATTCGCGGCGTCAAAAGCATCTGGATTCTGGGTTCCGACGTTCAGGTGACGAAGGACGAGAACGTGCGCTGGGGCACCATCACTTCCCGTATCATCGAAACCATCAAGCGCATCGAAGGCTAA
- a CDS encoding M18 family aminopeptidase has protein sequence MTASASQHRPLAEALLKYIDASPTPYHAVAETVTLLKANGFSELKEEDAWAPKPGARHYVVRNGTSIVAFVAGARPPEEAGFKIIGAHTDSPNLRLKPHPAYEKNGYGQLGVEVYGGVLLTTWTDRDLSLAGRVMVQRKQGLPEARLVRFDRPLLRIPQLAIHLNRQVNDQGLVLNKQTHLPPIFMMADKADAAGKTLRQMVAKAVKCKPEEIVSQDLMLFDTQPSSFAGAEEEFLFAPRLDNLASCHAALTALVDAPKQDAATRLVVFYDNEEVGSETAQGGGSPFLKDTLERLALQSKRPREAFLRAVAKSLFISADMAHAVHPNYADQHDIRHMPLINRGPVIKSNASQRYATDGETSARFELLCKKAKVAVQKFVMRSDLACGSTIGPITAANLGIRTVDVGNPMLSMHSVREMAGAHDHADMVRVLKEFFRPE, from the coding sequence ATGACCGCATCCGCAAGCCAACACCGGCCGCTGGCCGAGGCGTTGTTGAAGTACATCGATGCCAGCCCGACTCCCTACCACGCCGTCGCCGAAACCGTGACCTTGCTCAAGGCCAATGGGTTTTCCGAATTGAAGGAGGAGGACGCGTGGGCGCCGAAGCCGGGCGCGCGTCATTACGTGGTGCGGAACGGCACGTCCATCGTGGCGTTCGTGGCGGGTGCGCGACCGCCGGAGGAGGCGGGATTCAAAATCATCGGTGCACATACGGACAGCCCCAACCTGCGCCTCAAGCCCCACCCGGCGTACGAGAAAAACGGCTATGGTCAATTGGGCGTGGAGGTGTACGGCGGCGTGCTTTTGACCACGTGGACCGACCGCGACCTGTCGCTTGCCGGGCGCGTCATGGTGCAACGCAAACAGGGTCTGCCGGAAGCCCGGCTGGTGCGGTTCGACCGGCCTCTGCTCCGCATCCCGCAGTTGGCCATTCATCTCAACCGGCAGGTCAATGACCAGGGGCTGGTGCTGAACAAACAGACGCACCTGCCACCCATTTTCATGATGGCAGACAAGGCGGATGCGGCCGGCAAAACACTCAGGCAGATGGTGGCGAAGGCGGTGAAGTGCAAGCCGGAGGAGATCGTGAGCCAGGACCTCATGCTGTTCGACACACAACCGTCTTCGTTTGCCGGCGCGGAGGAAGAGTTTCTGTTCGCACCCAGGCTGGACAACCTCGCGTCCTGCCACGCGGCGTTGACGGCGCTCGTGGATGCGCCGAAACAAGACGCCGCCACGCGGCTGGTGGTGTTTTACGACAATGAAGAGGTGGGAAGCGAAACCGCGCAGGGCGGCGGCTCGCCGTTCTTGAAAGACACGCTGGAGCGGCTGGCTCTGCAATCGAAACGGCCGCGCGAAGCGTTTCTGCGCGCGGTGGCGAAATCGCTGTTCATCTCCGCCGACATGGCGCACGCGGTGCATCCCAATTACGCCGACCAGCACGACATCCGCCACATGCCGCTCATCAACCGCGGTCCGGTGATCAAGTCCAACGCCAGCCAGCGTTACGCCACCGATGGCGAGACCAGCGCGCGCTTCGAGTTGTTGTGTAAGAAAGCGAAGGTGGCGGTGCAGAAATTCGTGATGCGGTCGGACCTCGCCTGCGGCAGTACCATTGGACCCATCACCGCGGCGAACCTGGGCATCCGCACCGTGGACGTGGGCAACCCCATGCTCTCCATGCACTCCGTGCGCGAGATGGCGGGCGCGCACGATCACGCGGACATGGTCCGCGTCCTCAAGGAGTTTTTCCGTCCGGAATGA